The following are encoded together in the Bacillus rossius redtenbacheri isolate Brsri chromosome 9 unlocalized genomic scaffold, Brsri_v3 Brsri_v3_scf9_1, whole genome shotgun sequence genome:
- the LOC134542730 gene encoding uncharacterized protein LOC134542730 has product MLPSNSIGPEHRATRVGSSQPSNSIGPEHRATRVGSSQPSNSIGPEHRATRVGSSQPSNSIGPEHRATRVGSSQPSNSIGPEHRATRVGSSQPSNSIGPEHRATRVGSSQPSNSIGPEHRATRVGSSQPSNSIGPEHRATRVGSSQPSNSIGPEHRATRVGSSQPSNSIGPEHRATRVGSSQPSNSIGPEHRATRVGSSQPSNSIGPQHRATRVGSSQPSNSIGPEHRATRVGSSQPSNSIGPEHRATRVGSSQPSNSIGPEHRATRVGSAADGAPTPGKAAEL; this is encoded by the exons ATGCTG CCCAGCAACAGTATCGGCCCCGAGCACCGAGCAACAAGGGTGGGCTCATCCCAGCCCAGCAACAGTATCGGCCCCGAGCACCGAGCAACAAGGGTGGGCTCATCCCAGCCCAGCAACAGTATCGGCCCCGAGCACCGAGCAACAAGGGTGGGCTCATCCCAGCCCAGCAACAGTATCGGCCCCGAGCACCGAGCAACAAGGGTGGGCTCATCCCAGCCCAGCAACAGTATCGGCCCCGAGCACCGAGCAACAAGGGTGGGCTCATCCCAGCCCAGCAACAGTATCGGCCCCGAGCACCGAGCAACAAGGGTGGGCTCATCCCAGCCCAGCAACAGTATCGGCCCCGAGCACCGAGCAACAAGGGTGGGCTCATCCCAGCCCAGCAACAGTATCGGCCCCGAGCACCGAGCAACAAGGGTGGGCTCATCCCAGCCCAGCAACAGTATCGGCCCCGAGCACCGAGCAACAAGGGTGGGCTCATCCCAGCCCAGCAACAGTATCGGCCCCGAGCACCGAGCAACAAGGGTGGGCTCATCCCAGCCCAGCAACAGTATCGGCCCCGAGCACCGAGCAACAAGGGTGGGCTCATCCCAGCCCAGCAACAGTATCGGCCCCCAGCACCGAGCAACAAGGGTGGGCTCATCCCAGCCCAGCAACAGTATCGGCCCCGAGCACCGAGCAACAAGGGTGGGCTCATCCCAGCCCAGCAACAGTATCGGCCCCGAGCACCGAGCAACAAGGGTGGGCTCATCCCAGCCCAGCAACAGTATCGGCCCCGAGCACCGAGCAACAAGGGTGGGCTCAGCTGCAGACGGCGCGCCGACGCCGGGGAAAGCGGCCGAGCTGTAG
- the LOC134542672 gene encoding uncharacterized protein LOC134542672 — MAFDCDRFIIEIESRPAIWDSRCDEYANKCKKGKAWEEVCDMFVENFKAMDSVHKNKAAADLQRKWKNLRDCFRRELAKQRNCKSGSAADGRKQYIYFQQLTFLLPVCDTKPTTEESPDLHTQATPAAATSTAPTSLKRKKPSPETEELELLQSLRRNMEKRHAGREEEDSDRHFLLSLLPYFKRLPDDMKLEVQSDFLNTLRRYNQVSISGHRCPSQTSVYPHSSPSVITGPSFVSLPYPSSNTSTSGVRNQQFTPTISQSYNYGSHSTSETSQLMSQPQQPLQCHALSPMSPAASSSVSLQSDTSSICEDYFN, encoded by the exons ATGGCGTTCGATTGTGACCGTTTTATAATCGAAATAGAATCAAGGCCAGCTATTTGGGATTCCAGATGTGATGAGTATGCTAACAAATGCAAAAAGGGAAAGGCATGGGAAGAGGTGTGCGATATGTTCGTTGAGAACTTCAAAGCCATGGATAGCGTCCATAAAAATAAAGCAG ctgcagATCTGCAACGGAAATGGAAGAATCTACGTGACTGTTTCAGAAGAGAACTGGCTAAACAGAGGAATTGTAAATCAGGTTCTGCAGCAGATGGCaggaaacaatatatatatttccagcaGTTAACTTTCCTATTGCCAGTATGCGACACCAAACCTACAACAGAAGAATCTCCAGACTTGCACACGCAAGCCACACCCGCAGCAGCTACATCTACGGCACCTACTtctcttaaaagaaaaaaaccgtCACCAGAAACAGAAGAACTTGAGCTACTTCAGTCGCTTAGAAGAAATATGGAAAAACGACATGCAGGTAGAGAAGAAGAAGACAGTGACAGGCATTTCTTGTTGAGTCTTTTGCCGTACTTCAAACGTCTGCCAGACGATATGAAACTTGAAGTTCAAAGCGACTTTTTAAACACCTTAAGAAGGTACAATCAGGTGTCAATTTCTGGTCATCGATGTCCTTCTCAGACTTCTGTCTACCCTCATTCTTCTCCATCAGTGATCACAGGCCCATCATTTGTTTCGCTTCCATACCCTAGTAGTAATACAAGTACCTCTGGAGTACGCAACCAACAATTTACACCCACCATCAGTCAGTCTTACAACTACGGGTCTCATTCAACTTCAGAAACATCGCAGTTAATGAGTCAACCCCAGCAGCCGCTGCAATGCCACGCCTTATCACCAATGTCACCAGCAGCTTCCTCATCAGTATCTCTCCAGTCTGATACGTCAAGTATTTGTGAAGACTATTTTAACTGA